In Primulina huaijiensis isolate GDHJ02 chromosome 4, ASM1229523v2, whole genome shotgun sequence, a genomic segment contains:
- the LOC140975403 gene encoding eukaryotic translation initiation factor 4B2-like isoform X2, producing the protein MSKSPWGNIGAWAAEAEREEAEEREAAEKAAAQPGGGASFPCLKDAVSTKPKKKTKMTLQEFTMKSSYGAGPGPSRGLTHEEMLRLPTGPKERSAEEMQYGRLGGGFSNYGNRSRSVGSGPGIDRGRDYEGGRRSYGFEEENPRGRNQARVSDFNPLQQPSRADGVDSWASMKKSLPDYNSGATHSGGKYSSLGGNTGAGGSRADGVDSWASMKKPISLSQQQQSRSSSFGSGFSRPDSDRWTRNEAQRLVLESPKDGAELVAKANKPNPFGMARPREEVLADKGLDWKKVDVDLEVKKQPHSAGGSRPTSSHSSRPQSSHSSRSEVPASLLPGMAEEAVKQKPKVNPFGDAKPREVLLEEKGLDWKKIDLDLEHRSVDRPETEDEKNLKEEIELLTNELQQKSGKDQISVNEIILQKQQELDLLVRQLDDKVRYSQKAFERHGSGAGRGAEFHDRPPSRPGVPDAGAGFHDRPPSMREAHEEHRTGYPQRPHSRSGLHEDPRVSFTDRAPPSAGAYEDPRVGFSERPPSRPGAYEDPHSGFSDRPRSRPGVYEEPRVGIPERSSFTPGPYREQRAIDYGEGPRSRGTVNSWGRPRDDRRATQGGGGRGFLGNRDVERSGSRW; encoded by the exons ATGTCGAAATCGCCATGGGGGAATATCGGTGCCTGGGCAGCCGAGGCCGAGCGGGAGGAGGCGGAGGAGCGGGAGGCAGCCGAGAAGGCCGCGGCGCAGCCGGGCGGGGGCGCCAGCTTCCCGTGCCTGAAGGATGCTGTCAGCACCAAGCCGAAGAAGAAGACCAAGATGACCTTGCAGGAGTTCACGATGAAGTCTAGCTACGGAGCCGGCCCTGGTCCTAGCCGTGGATTGACTCATGAGGAAATGCTACGGCTCCCTACGGGGCCGAAGGAGCGCTCCGCGGAGGAAATGCAATACGGAAGATTGGGTGGTGGGTTTTCAAACTATGGGAACCGGTCTCGTTCTGTTGGATCTGGGCCGGGAATAGATCGTGGACGAGACTATGAGGGCGGGAGGAGATCTTATGGATTTGAGGAGGAGAATCCGAGGGGACGAAATCAAGCTAGGGTTTCGGATTTCAATCCACTGCAACAGCCCTCGCGAGCTGATGGGGTCGACAGTTGGGCTTCGATGAAAAAATCCCTGCCCGATTACAATTCAGGTGCGACTCATTCCGGAGGTAAGTACAGCTCTCTGGGCGGAAATACCGGTGCTGGAGGGTCACGGGCCGATGGGGTGGACAGCTGGGCGTCTATGAAGAAGCCTATTTCACTATCTCAACAACAGCAATCTAGATCTTCAAGTTTTGGATCAGGCTTCTCGAGGCCCGATTCCGATCGTTGGACGCGGAATGAAGCGCAGAGGTTGGTCTTGGAATCTCCGAAAGATGGGGCTGAGTTGGTGGCCAAAGCTAACAAACCAAACCCGTTTGGCATGGCAAGACCTAGGGAAGAGGTGTTGGCGGATAAAGGATTGGACTGGAAGAAAGTGGATGTGGATTTGGAAGTGAAGAAGCAGCCGCATTCCGCTGGTGGAAGCAGGCCAACTAGTTCTCATTCGAGTAGGCCTCAAAGCTCGCATTCAAGCAGGTCTGAAGTGCCGGCGTCGCTGTTGCCGGGAATGGCTGAAGAAGCGGTGAAGCAAAAACCAAAAGTGAACCCATTTGGGGATGCGAAACCTAGAGAAGTTTTGCTTGAGGAGAAAGGCTTGGATTGGAAGAAGATTGACCTTGACTTGGAGCATCGAAGTGTTGATAG GCCTGAAACtgaagatgaaaagaatttgaaGGAAGAAATTGAGCTGTTGACTAACGAGTTGCAACAAAAATCTGGGAAAGATCAAATCAGTGTGAACGAAATCATACTTCAAAAGCAGCAGGAATTGGACCTTCTGGTTCGTCAATTGGATGACAAAGTTCGTTATAGTCAGAAAGCCTTTGAGAGGCATGGTTCTGGAGCTGGTAGAGGTGCTGAATTTCATGATCGGCCTCCTTCTCGGCCTGGAGTGCCTGATGCAGGAGCTGGTTTCCATGATCGACCTCCTTCAATGCGTGAAGCACATGAGGAACATAGAACTGGCTACCCTCAGAGACCTCATTCTCGGTCTGGCTTGCACGAGGATCCTAGAGTTAGCTTTACGGATAGAGCTCCACCGTCAGCAGGAGCATACGAAGACCCCAGAGTTGGATTTTCTGAGAGACCTCCTTCCCGGCCCGGAGCATATGAAGACCCTCATTCTGGCTTTTCTGATAGACCCCGTTCCAGGCCTGGAGTCTATGAAGAACCTAGAGTTGGCATTCCAGAGAGATCTTCCTTCACTCCTGGACCATATCGAGAGCAAAGAGCTATTGACTATGGCGAGGGACCTCGTTCACGTGGCACTGTAAATTCATGGGGAAGACCGAGGGATGACAGAAGGGCTACACAAGGTGGTGGTGGAAGAGGTTTTTTGGGCAACAGAGATGTGGAGAG GTCGGGATCAAGGTGGTGA
- the LOC140975404 gene encoding probable protein phosphatase 2C 14 isoform X2, translating into MANDDPILMANVSHSRWGEIPTGALNSSSCVVSISDGEGFGFPKGGGGSCSLKRKRPPKIEIPNVSREISADISECGSAQGQGDGAVCFSDSGVAVFSVKGKKKFMEDAHKIVSSLNDKKGFFGVYDGHGGSKAAEFVAENLHLKIFEMLENSSDKNAKLEAMKAGYLRTDEEFLKQDFSSGACCVTALIEGEEMVISNLGDCRAVLCRGGIAEVLTTDHTPAREDERQRIEDKGGYVVFHRGSWRVHGMLAVSRSIGDAHLKNWVVAEPDTKVVALSPDMEYLVLASDGLWEEACSENKHVMKSPQEIVHCCVNDISISRSPRFSFLRSRRICHHASHEKMTTYLKLGEGDLCCENTSPQSKCPRVSTAKEMNAKTTPMPSNRGDEGWTEKPVCGELVRACKDLANLAVSRGSLDDITVMIVDLRHHFKG; encoded by the exons atggcAAATGATGATCCAATCTTAATGGCGAACGTTTCACATTCAAGATGGGGTGAAATTCCAACCGGTGCTTTGAATTCTTCTTCTTGTGTGGTCTCTATTTCTGATGGAGAGGGTTTTGGGTTTCCAAAAGGGGGTGGCGGTTCTTGTTCTTTGAAGAGAAAGAGACCCCCCAAGATTGAGATCCCTAATGTTTCACGGGAAATTTCTGCTGATATTTCCGAGTGTGGCAGTGCTCAAGGGCAAGGAGATGGTGCTGTGTGCTTTAGTGATTCCGGGGttgctgttttctcagttaaggGCAAGAAAAAGTTCATGGAAGATGCCCACAAGATTGTTTCTTCGTTAAATGATAAAAAG GGATTTTTCGGTGTGTATGATGGGCACGGGGGAAGCAAAGCTGCTGAATTTGTGGCGGAAAATTTGCATTTGAAGATTTTTGAAATGTTGGAGAATTCTTCTGACAAAAATGCGAAGTTAGAAGCTATGAAGGCAGGCTATTTGAGAACAGATGAAGAATTCTTGAAACAG GACTTCAGCAGCGGTGCATGTTGTGTCACTGCCCTGATTGAGGGAGAGGAGATGGTAATTTCAAACTTGGGAGACTGCAGAGCGGTTCTTTGCAGGGGCGGAATAGCAGAAGTTCTTACAACGGATCATACACCAGCACGAGAGGATGAACGTCAAAGAATAGAGGACAAG GGTGGATATGTAGTGTTCCATCGGGGGAGTTGGAGAGTCCATGGAATGCTTGCTGTTTCGAGAAGCATCGGGGATGCGCATTTGAAAAATTGGGTGGTGGCGGAGCCTGACACCAAGGTTGTAGCTTTGAGTCCAGACATGGAATATCTTGTTTTAGCATCTGATGGACTCTGGGAAGAG GCATGTTCtgaaaataaacatgtaatgaaGTCTCCTCAAGAAATAGTACATTGCTGCGTAAATGACATTTCCATCTCAAGATCGCCCCGATTTTCATTCCTCAGGTCAAGGAGGATATGTCATCATGCAAGCCATGAAAAAATGACAACCTACCTGAAACTCGGAGAAGGCGATTTGTGTTGTGAAAACACGAGTCCTCAATCTAAGTGCCCACGAGTTTCCACTGCGAAAGAAATGAACGCCAAGACGACCCCAATGCCAAGCAATAGGGGGGATGAAGGCTGGACGGAGAAGCCAGTCTGTGGGGAACTTGTGAGGGCCTGTAAGGATCTTGCTAATCTGGCTGTTAGTAGGGGCAGTCTGGATGATATTACAGTGATGATAGTTGatttaagacatcattttaAAGGTTAA
- the LOC140975404 gene encoding probable protein phosphatase 2C 14 isoform X1, with protein sequence MANDDPILMANVSHSRWGEIPTGALNSSSCVVSISDGEGFGFPKGGGGSCSLKRKRPPKIEIPNVSREISADISECGSAQGQGDGAVCFSDSGVAVFSVKGKKKFMEDAHKIVSSLNDKKGFFGVYDGHGGSKAAEFVAENLHLKIFEMLENSSDKNAKLEAMKAGYLRTDEEFLKQDFSSGACCVTALIEGEEMVISNLGDCRAVLCRGGIAEVLTTDHTPAREDERQRIEDKGGYVVFHRGSWRVHGMLAVSRSIGDAHLKNWVVAEPDTKVVALSPDMEYLVLASDGLWEEVGNQEAVDVVLQACSENKHVMKSPQEIVHCCVNDISISRSPRFSFLRSRRICHHASHEKMTTYLKLGEGDLCCENTSPQSKCPRVSTAKEMNAKTTPMPSNRGDEGWTEKPVCGELVRACKDLANLAVSRGSLDDITVMIVDLRHHFKG encoded by the exons atggcAAATGATGATCCAATCTTAATGGCGAACGTTTCACATTCAAGATGGGGTGAAATTCCAACCGGTGCTTTGAATTCTTCTTCTTGTGTGGTCTCTATTTCTGATGGAGAGGGTTTTGGGTTTCCAAAAGGGGGTGGCGGTTCTTGTTCTTTGAAGAGAAAGAGACCCCCCAAGATTGAGATCCCTAATGTTTCACGGGAAATTTCTGCTGATATTTCCGAGTGTGGCAGTGCTCAAGGGCAAGGAGATGGTGCTGTGTGCTTTAGTGATTCCGGGGttgctgttttctcagttaaggGCAAGAAAAAGTTCATGGAAGATGCCCACAAGATTGTTTCTTCGTTAAATGATAAAAAG GGATTTTTCGGTGTGTATGATGGGCACGGGGGAAGCAAAGCTGCTGAATTTGTGGCGGAAAATTTGCATTTGAAGATTTTTGAAATGTTGGAGAATTCTTCTGACAAAAATGCGAAGTTAGAAGCTATGAAGGCAGGCTATTTGAGAACAGATGAAGAATTCTTGAAACAG GACTTCAGCAGCGGTGCATGTTGTGTCACTGCCCTGATTGAGGGAGAGGAGATGGTAATTTCAAACTTGGGAGACTGCAGAGCGGTTCTTTGCAGGGGCGGAATAGCAGAAGTTCTTACAACGGATCATACACCAGCACGAGAGGATGAACGTCAAAGAATAGAGGACAAG GGTGGATATGTAGTGTTCCATCGGGGGAGTTGGAGAGTCCATGGAATGCTTGCTGTTTCGAGAAGCATCGGGGATGCGCATTTGAAAAATTGGGTGGTGGCGGAGCCTGACACCAAGGTTGTAGCTTTGAGTCCAGACATGGAATATCTTGTTTTAGCATCTGATGGACTCTGGGAAGAG GTTGGTAACCAAGAAGCAGTGGATGTTGTGCTGCAGGCATGTTCtgaaaataaacatgtaatgaaGTCTCCTCAAGAAATAGTACATTGCTGCGTAAATGACATTTCCATCTCAAGATCGCCCCGATTTTCATTCCTCAGGTCAAGGAGGATATGTCATCATGCAAGCCATGAAAAAATGACAACCTACCTGAAACTCGGAGAAGGCGATTTGTGTTGTGAAAACACGAGTCCTCAATCTAAGTGCCCACGAGTTTCCACTGCGAAAGAAATGAACGCCAAGACGACCCCAATGCCAAGCAATAGGGGGGATGAAGGCTGGACGGAGAAGCCAGTCTGTGGGGAACTTGTGAGGGCCTGTAAGGATCTTGCTAATCTGGCTGTTAGTAGGGGCAGTCTGGATGATATTACAGTGATGATAGTTGatttaagacatcattttaAAGGTTAA
- the LOC140975402 gene encoding uncharacterized protein, giving the protein MWGVAKFWEKICMVAEGGSHNCSKKTDDICGDACEEGSGRTLSSRIKCILRGMDIKTYLFLFVLVPTCIFVVYVHGQKITYFLRPLWESPPKPFHERPHYYHENVSMENLCKLHGWGIRESPRRVFDAVLFSNEVDILKIRWKELYPYVTEFVLLESNSTFTGLPKPHVFSSIRERFQFVEPRLTYGQVPGRFNKGENPFVEEAYQRLALDYLLKQAGIQDDDLLIMSDVDEIPSRHTINLLRWCDEIPRILHLRLKNYLYSFEFLLDDSSWRASVHVYHSGKTRYAHYRQSDEILADAGWHCSFCFRHTSEFRFKMKAYSHVDRVRFAHFLNPKRLQRIICKGADLFDMLPEEHTFRKIIGKMGPIPHSYSAVHLPAYLLERADDYKYLLPGNCMREND; this is encoded by the exons ATGTGGGGTGTAGCGAAgttttgggagaaaatatgcaTGGTGGCAGAAGGGGGATCTCATAATTGTTCCAAGAAGACGGATGATATATGTGGAGATGCCTGTGAGGAG GGCTCGGGAAGGACCTTGAGTTCAAGAATAAAGTGTATATTGCGGGGAATGGATATAAAAACATATCTTTTCCTCTTCGTGTTAGTCCCAACTTGTATCTTTGTTGTATATGTCCACGGCCAGAAAATCACTTACTTCTTGCGGCCTTTGTGGGAATCGCCGCCTAAACCTTTCCACGAAAGACCACACTACTATCATGAGAATGTGTCGATGGAGAATCTATGTAAACTTCATGGATGGGGAATAAGGGAGTCTCCTAGGCGTGTTTTTGATGCTGTATTGTTTAGCAATGAGGTAGACATCCTCAAGATACGATGGAAGGAGTTGTACCCTTATGTGACCGAATTTGTACTTCTTGAGTCAAATTCGACATTCACTGGTCTCCCTAAACCTCATGTGTTTTCATCTATCCGAGAACGATTTCAATTTGTTGAGCCACGGCTAACTTATGGGCAAGTTCCGGGGAGATTCAATAAAGGAGAAAATCCATTTGTCGAGGAAGCGTATCAGAGGCTTGCATTGGATTATCTTCTTAAACAAGCTGGTATTCAGGATGACGACTTGTTGATAATGTCTGATGTTGATGAGATTCCAAGTCGACACACTATTAATCTGTTAAGGTGGTGCGATGAAATACCTCGTATCCTCCATCTTCGGTTAAAGAACTATCTCTATTCATTCGAGTTTCTGCTCGATGACAGTAGCTGGAGAGCTTCAGTTCATGTGTATCATTCGGGAAAGACAAGATATGCACACTATCGGCAATCTGATGAAATCTTGGCTGATGCAGGGTGGCATTGTAGCTTTTGCTTTAGGCACACTAGTGAGTTTAGATTCAAGATGAAAGCTTATAGCCATGTGGATCGGGTGAGATTCGCACATTTCCTGAATCCTAAGAGACTTCAGAGAATAATATGTAAGGGAGCTGATTTATTCGATATGCTACCAGAAGAGCACACTTTCCGGAAAATCATTGGGAAAATGGGACCTATCCCACATTCCTACTCAGCTGTTCATCTTCCCGCGTATCTCCTGGAGAGGGCCGATGATTATAAGTATCTCTTGCCCGGGAACTGCATGAGAGAAAACGATTGA
- the LOC140974753 gene encoding uncharacterized protein, with translation MHLKVAKNMKTEAEQPFKKANMVRSTWFKNANESMRIVITISIGMILGFFIGVSFPSLPTKLNVLPALRCDIPMLGNESNVDNKQEMNASHSLPVNSNNSSNGNWSSDGLPKIWVPSNPKGAERLPPDIVASESDFYPRRLWGKPSEDLTSKPKYLVTFTVGYDQITNIDAAVKKFSDNFTIVLFHYDGRTNEWDEFEWSRRAIHVSVKKQTKWWYAKRFLHPDIVAPYDYIFVWDEDLGVKNFDAEEYIKIVKKHGLEISQPGLDPSRGITWQMTKRRPDLEAHLETEERPGWCSDPHLPPCAAFVEIMAPVFSRDAWRCVWHMIQNDLVHGWGLDLALQKCVEPANEKIGVVDAQWIVHQGVPSLGNQGQSENGKSPGQGVRERCRSEWAMFRSRMENSEKAYYNSIKMDSSNFTTQR, from the exons ATGCATTTGAAAGTGGCTAAAAACATGAAAACAGAAGCAGAACAGCCATTTAAAAAGGCGAATATGGTGCGCAG CACTTGGTTCAAAAACGCAAATGAAAGTATGAGGATTGTTATTACTATTAGTATTGGAATGATTTTAGGTTTCTTCATAGGAGTATCATTTCCATCACTTCCAACAAAG TTAAATGTATTGCCCGCTTTAAGGTGTGACATCCCTATGCTCGGAAATGAAAGTAACGTCGACAATAAGCAGGAAATGAATGCTAGTCATTCTTTACCTGTGAATAGCAATAACAGCTCTAATGGAAACTGGAGTTCTGATGGCTTACCAAAG ATTTGGGTGCCGTCGAACCCAAAGGGTGCAGAAAGGTTGCCTCCGGACATCGTTGCATCCGAATCAGATTTTTATCCTCGAAGATTGTGGGGAAAACCAAGTGAG GACTTGACCAGCAAACCTAAATATCTTGTGACATTTACTGTTGGCTACGATCAAATAACTAACATCGATGCAGCAGTGAAAAAG TTTTCAGATAATTTTACAATCGTTTTGTTTCATTATGATGGCCGAACAAACGAATGGGATGAGTTCGAGTGGTCCAGACGAGCTATTCATGTCAGTGTTAAAAAACAGACAAAATG GTGGTATGCCAAACGGTTTCTGCATCCAGACATCGTTGCCCCATATGACTACATATTCGTATGGGATGAAGATCTTGGAGTCAAGAATTTTGATGCCGAAGA GTACATTAAAATTGTAAAGAAGCATGGCTTAGAAATTTCACAACCTGGTTTGGATCCTTCGAGGGGAATAACATGGCAGATGACGAAAAGAAGACCCGATCTTGAGGCTCATTT AGAAACAGAAGAGAGACCTGGGTGGTGTTCTGATCCTCATTTGCCTCCATGTGCAGC GTTTGTCGAGATCATGGCGCCTGTATTCTCTCGAGATGCCTGGCGTTGCGTGTGGCATATGATCCAG AATGATTTGGTCCATGGTTGGGGTCTGGACTTGGCTCTCCAAAAATGTGTAGAG CCTGCTAATGAAAAAATTGGGGTAGTTGATGCTCAATGGATTGTTCATCAAGGTGTTCCTAGTCTTGGAAACCAG GGGCAATCAGAGAATGGGAAGTCTCCAGGGCAAGGG GTGAGGGAGAGGTGTAGAAGTGAGTGGGCAATGTTTAGATCAAGGATGGAGAATTCAGAAAAAGCTTATTACAACTCCATTAAAATGGACTCTTCCAACTTCACAACTCAAAGATAG
- the LOC140975403 gene encoding eukaryotic translation initiation factor 4B2-like isoform X1: protein MSKSPWGNIGAWAAEAEREEAEEREAAEKAAAQPGGGASFPCLKDAVSTKPKKKTKMTLQEFTMKSSYGAGPGPSRGLTHEEMLRLPTGPKERSAEEMQYGRLGGGFSNYGNRSRSVGSGPGIDRGRDYEGGRRSYGFEEENPRGRNQARVSDFNPLQQPSRADGVDSWASMKKSLPDYNSGATHSGGKYSSLGGNTGAGGSRADGVDSWASMKKPISLSQQQQSRSSSFGSGFSRPDSDRWTRNEAQRLVLESPKDGAELVAKANKPNPFGMARPREEVLADKGLDWKKVDVDLEVKKQPHSAGGSRPTSSHSSRPQSSHSSRSEVPASLLPGMAEEAVKQKPKVNPFGDAKPREVLLEEKGLDWKKIDLDLEHRSVDRPETEDEKNLKEEIELLTNELQQKSGKDQISVNEIILQKQQELDLLVRQLDDKVRYSQKAFERHGSGAGRGAEFHDRPPSRPGVPDAGAGFHDRPPSMREAHEEHRTGYPQRPHSRSGLHEDPRVSFTDRAPPSAGAYEDPRVGFSERPPSRPGAYEDPHSGFSDRPRSRPGVYEEPRVGIPERSSFTPGPYREQRAIDYGEGPRSRGTVNSWGRPRDDRRATQGGGGRGFLGNRDVESISWKLFL from the exons ATGTCGAAATCGCCATGGGGGAATATCGGTGCCTGGGCAGCCGAGGCCGAGCGGGAGGAGGCGGAGGAGCGGGAGGCAGCCGAGAAGGCCGCGGCGCAGCCGGGCGGGGGCGCCAGCTTCCCGTGCCTGAAGGATGCTGTCAGCACCAAGCCGAAGAAGAAGACCAAGATGACCTTGCAGGAGTTCACGATGAAGTCTAGCTACGGAGCCGGCCCTGGTCCTAGCCGTGGATTGACTCATGAGGAAATGCTACGGCTCCCTACGGGGCCGAAGGAGCGCTCCGCGGAGGAAATGCAATACGGAAGATTGGGTGGTGGGTTTTCAAACTATGGGAACCGGTCTCGTTCTGTTGGATCTGGGCCGGGAATAGATCGTGGACGAGACTATGAGGGCGGGAGGAGATCTTATGGATTTGAGGAGGAGAATCCGAGGGGACGAAATCAAGCTAGGGTTTCGGATTTCAATCCACTGCAACAGCCCTCGCGAGCTGATGGGGTCGACAGTTGGGCTTCGATGAAAAAATCCCTGCCCGATTACAATTCAGGTGCGACTCATTCCGGAGGTAAGTACAGCTCTCTGGGCGGAAATACCGGTGCTGGAGGGTCACGGGCCGATGGGGTGGACAGCTGGGCGTCTATGAAGAAGCCTATTTCACTATCTCAACAACAGCAATCTAGATCTTCAAGTTTTGGATCAGGCTTCTCGAGGCCCGATTCCGATCGTTGGACGCGGAATGAAGCGCAGAGGTTGGTCTTGGAATCTCCGAAAGATGGGGCTGAGTTGGTGGCCAAAGCTAACAAACCAAACCCGTTTGGCATGGCAAGACCTAGGGAAGAGGTGTTGGCGGATAAAGGATTGGACTGGAAGAAAGTGGATGTGGATTTGGAAGTGAAGAAGCAGCCGCATTCCGCTGGTGGAAGCAGGCCAACTAGTTCTCATTCGAGTAGGCCTCAAAGCTCGCATTCAAGCAGGTCTGAAGTGCCGGCGTCGCTGTTGCCGGGAATGGCTGAAGAAGCGGTGAAGCAAAAACCAAAAGTGAACCCATTTGGGGATGCGAAACCTAGAGAAGTTTTGCTTGAGGAGAAAGGCTTGGATTGGAAGAAGATTGACCTTGACTTGGAGCATCGAAGTGTTGATAG GCCTGAAACtgaagatgaaaagaatttgaaGGAAGAAATTGAGCTGTTGACTAACGAGTTGCAACAAAAATCTGGGAAAGATCAAATCAGTGTGAACGAAATCATACTTCAAAAGCAGCAGGAATTGGACCTTCTGGTTCGTCAATTGGATGACAAAGTTCGTTATAGTCAGAAAGCCTTTGAGAGGCATGGTTCTGGAGCTGGTAGAGGTGCTGAATTTCATGATCGGCCTCCTTCTCGGCCTGGAGTGCCTGATGCAGGAGCTGGTTTCCATGATCGACCTCCTTCAATGCGTGAAGCACATGAGGAACATAGAACTGGCTACCCTCAGAGACCTCATTCTCGGTCTGGCTTGCACGAGGATCCTAGAGTTAGCTTTACGGATAGAGCTCCACCGTCAGCAGGAGCATACGAAGACCCCAGAGTTGGATTTTCTGAGAGACCTCCTTCCCGGCCCGGAGCATATGAAGACCCTCATTCTGGCTTTTCTGATAGACCCCGTTCCAGGCCTGGAGTCTATGAAGAACCTAGAGTTGGCATTCCAGAGAGATCTTCCTTCACTCCTGGACCATATCGAGAGCAAAGAGCTATTGACTATGGCGAGGGACCTCGTTCACGTGGCACTGTAAATTCATGGGGAAGACCGAGGGATGACAGAAGGGCTACACAAGGTGGTGGTGGAAGAGGTTTTTTGGGCAACAGAGATGTGGAGAG CATAAGTTGGAAACTTTTCCTATGA